From a single Apium graveolens cultivar Ventura chromosome 2, ASM990537v1, whole genome shotgun sequence genomic region:
- the LOC141708840 gene encoding uncharacterized protein LOC141708840: MPQGDYIELHRKRNGYRLDHFDRKRKKEAREVHKRSHTAQNALGIKGKMFAKKRYAEKALMKKTLAMHEESSSRRKVDDEVHDGAVPAYLLDRENTTRAKILSNTIKQKRKEKAGKWDVPLPKVRPVAEDEMFKVIRTGKRKTKQWKRMITKVTFVGQGFTRKPPKYERFIRPSGLRFTKAHVTHPELKCTFNLEMIGVKKNPNGPMYTSLGVVTRGTIIEVNVSELGLVTPAGKVVWGKYAQVTNNPENDGCINAVLLV; encoded by the exons ATG CCTCAAGGAGATTATATAGAGCTTCATAGGAAGCGTAATGGATATCGACTTGATCACTTTGATCGGAAGCGTAAGAAGGAGGCTCGTGAAGTTCACAAGCGCTCTCATACTGCTCAGAAT GCTTTGGGTATTAAGGGTAAGATGTTTGCTAAGAAACGTTATGCGGAGAAGGCTCTTATGAAGAAAAc ATTGGCTATGCATGAAGAAAGCTCCAGCAGACGTAAGGTTGATGATGAAGTTCATGACGGTGCTGTTCCTGCATATCTTCTTGACCGTGAAAATACGACACGTGCAAAG ATTCTTAGCAACACGATTAAACAAAAGAGGAAAGAGAAAGCTGGTAAATGGGATGTTCCTTTGCCTAAG GTCAGGCCTGTGGCTGAAGATGAGATGTTTAAAGTGATCAGGACTGGTAAACGTAAAA CTAAACAGTGGAAACGAATGATCACGAAGGTAACATTTGTTGGACAAGGATTTACAAGAAAGCCCCCGAAATACGAGCGTTTCATCCGTCCTTCTGGTTTGAGATTTACAAAAGCCCATGTGACGCACCCTGAGCTGAAATGTACTTTCAATCTTGAAATGATTGGCGTAAAGAAGAATCCCAATGGTCCAATGTATACATCTCTTGGTGTTGTAACCAGAGGAACCATCATAGAG GTGAATGTTAGTGAACTAGGTCTTGTCACACCTGCTGGAAAAGTTGTATGGG GGAAATATGCTCAGGTGACTAATAACCCTGAGAATGATGGTTGCATCAATGCAGTACTCTTGGTTTAG
- the LOC141708842 gene encoding CBL-interacting serine/threonine-protein kinase 6-like yields MSNEDRNRNHNHNHNRVLHGKYELGRQLGHGTFAKVYHARNLQSGKNVAMKIVSKEKVIKIGMTEQVKREISVMKMVRHGNIVNLDEVLASKSKIYFAMELVRGGELFKKVEKGRINEDEARHYFYQLISAIDFCHSRGVYHRDLKPENLLLDEEGNLKVTDFGLSALSEHLRQDGLLHTSCGTPNYVAPEVIERKGYDGAKADIWSCGVILYVLLAGFLPFHEENIVLLYRKIHRGDFRCPPWFSSDARRLIVKMLDPNPSSRITISKIMQTSWMKKAVPRSIEIEEDKGCEGKQIETLNAFHIISLSQGFDLSPLFENYKKNDEREEMRFATTKTPSNLISKLEEVANSAKFSVKKSDSSVRLQGIENGRKGKLGIAAEMFELTPSLMVVEVKKCGGDTLEYNQFCSKELRPALKDIIWTSKDNDSRSD; encoded by the coding sequence ATGTCGAATGAGGATCGTAACCGTAATCATAACCATAACCATAACCGTGTGTTGCACGGTAAGTATGAGCTAGGTCGCCAATTAGGGCATGGTACATTTGCGAAAGTGTATCACGCACGTAATTTACAGTCCGGTAAAAATGTTGCGATGAAGATCGTGAGTAAAGAGAAAGTGATTAAAATTGGAATGACGGAACAAGTTAAACGTGAAATTTCGGTTATGAAAATGGTGCGCCATGGTAATATTGTTAATCTCGATGAGGTTTTAGCTAGTAAATCGAAGATTTATTTCGCGATGGAGCTGGTTCGGGGCGGGGAATTGTTTAAGAAAGTTGAGAAAGGGAGGATTAATGAAGACGAGGCGCGacattatttttatcagttgataTCGGCTATTGACTTTTGTCATAGTCGCGGTGTTTATCATCGTGATTTGAAACCTGAGAATTTGCTGTTAGATGAAGAAGGTAATTTGAAAGTTACGGATTTTGGATTAAGTGCCTTATCGGAACATTTGAGGCAGGACGGGCTTTTGCATACCAGTTGTGGTACTCCGAATTACGTTGCACCGGAGGTAATTGAGAGAAAAGGATATGATGGTGCGAAAGCTGATATTTGGTCTTGTGGTGTTATATTGTATGTGCTTTTAGCTGGATTTTTGCCGTTTCATGAGGAGAATATTGTTTTGTTGTATCGGAAAATTCATCGTGGTGATTTCAGGTGTCCGCCTTGGTTTTCATCGGATGCGAGAAGGCTAATTGTGAAAATGCTGGATCCGAATCCAAGTAGTCGGATTACTATCTCCAAAATTATGCAGACTTCGTGGATGAAAAAGGCGGTGCCTAGAAGTATTGAGATCGAAGAGGATAAAGGATGTGAAGGGAAACAAATCGAAACATTGAATGCTTTTCACATTATTTCGTTATCCCAAGGCTTTGATTTGTCGCCTTTGTttgaaaattataaaaagaatGATGAGAGGGAAGAAATGAGATTTGCAACAACAAAGACGCCTAGCAATTTGATATCGAAGCTGGAGGAGGTGGCAAATTCCGCAAAATTCAGTGTCAAGAAGAGTGATTCGAGTGTGAGATTGCAAGGAATTGAGAATGGAAGGAAAGGAAAATTAGGAATAGCCGCGGAGATGTTTGAATTGACACCTTCTTTGATGGTTGTGGAGGTTAAGAAGTGTGGTGGCGATACGTTGGAGTACAATCAGTTCTGCAGTAAGGAACTCCGGCCAGCTCTTAAAGACATTATCTGGACATCCAAGGACAACGATTCCAGGTCTGATTAA
- the LOC141708841 gene encoding ABC transporter I family member 1 — protein sequence MSLRKPPLPRMLLRNVSCMRNAQQILRHVNVSVHDGGALVLTGTNGSGKSTFLRMLAGFSKPSAGEILWNGHDITDSGIFHQYKLQLNWLSLKDAVKDKFTVLDNVQWFEVLEGKIGRALPALELMGLGRLANDKARLLSMGQRKRLQLARLLAIDRPIWLLDEPSVALDDDGVKLLEHIIAEHRKKGGIVIVATHLPIEIEDAMILRLPPRFPRRMTLVDMLDRGD from the coding sequence ATGTCTCTCCGGAAACCCCCACTCCCTCGCATGCTCTTGAGAAATGTATCTTGCATGAGAAATGCCCAACAAATCCTTCGTCATGTAAATGTGTCAGTTCACGATGGTGGTGCACTCGTGCTTACTGGAACTAATGGTTCAGGAAAAAGCACATTTTTGCGTATGCTAGCTGGCTTTTCCAAACCATCAGCTGGGGAGATCCTCTGGAATGGTCATGATATAACTGATTCTGGAATTTTTCACCAGTACAAGCTTCAGCTCAACTGGCTATCCCTAAAAGATGCTGTTAAGGACAAGTTCACTGTACTTGACAATGTGCAATGGTTCGAAGTTCTTGAAGGCAAGATAGGGAGGGCACTACCTGCTTTGGAACTTATGGGGCTTGGAAGACTGGCAAATGACAAAGCAAGATTGCTTTCAATGGGGCAAAGGAAAAGGCTTCAGCTTGCAAGGTTGCTTGCGATAGATAGGCCAATTTGGTTGCTTGATGAGCCATCTGTCGCACTGGATGATGATGGAGTAAAGTTGTTGGAGCACATTATTGCGGAGCACAGAAAGAAAGGTGGGATTGTTATTGTTGCTACACACTTGCCTATCGAGATTGAGGATGCCATGATCTTGAGATTGCCACCCCGTTTCCCAAGAAGAATGACTTTGGTAGATATGCTTGATCGAGGTGATTGA
- the LOC141704130 gene encoding uncharacterized protein LOC141704130, with the protein MYNGLLAKANEEGYDVSNIREISEYQKEVVVQLDRPLGNVTWERNLRKFVGQWYEIASFASRCYDLEKRKASYSLRDDGRVIYDYSIRNFTTYGPYATIRSSGGCYYTHNELIHCDDDHCALFDHKCSQVPYKQPQIDDEIYNQIVEKIEEQGIDVTKVKRWTPFFFPV; encoded by the exons ATGTACAATGGCCTATTGGCGAAGGCTAATGAAGAAGGCTATGATGTGTCTAATATTCGCGAGATCTCAGAGTACCAAAAGGAAGTGGTGGTTCAACTAGATAGGCCGTTGGGAAATGTAACCTGGGAGCGTAATTTAAGAAAATTTGTAGGCCAATGGTATGAAATAGCTTCGTTTGCTTCACGATGCTATGATTTGGAGAAGAGAAAAGCAAGTTACTCATTAAGAGATGATGGTAGGGTGATATATGATTACAGTATTCGAAATTTCACAACTTATGGACCTTATGCTACTATAAGGTCTTCGGGTGGTTGTTATTACACTCATAATGAACTCATTCACTGTGATGATGATCACTGTGCTTTGTTTGATCATAAATGCTCACAGGTACCGTACAAGCAACCCCAGATAGATGATGAAATTTATAATCAGATTGTGGAGAAGATCGAAGAACAAGGCATTGATGTCACCAAAGTTAAAAGG TGGACTCCATTCTTTTTTCCTGTTTAA